The Deferribacterota bacterium region TTATCTATAGTAAAATCCTCCAAATTTCTACTATTTACCCCAATTATACCCTTATAATCCTTTATTTGGTTAAGCTCCCAAAGGGTATGCACCTCAAATAAAACCTCTAAACCCAGCTGTTTTGCCTTTTTGTATAGCCTTTCTATTTTTTCTCCATTTAAAATTTTAACAATTAATAATACCATATCAGCCCCGTAGGCATAAGCAATATCTAGTTGACATTCATCAATGAAAAAATCCTTTGATAAAAGGGGGATCTCAACATTTTTTGATACAGCTAATAGATCGTTAAAAGAGCCTTTAAAAAACCTATCCTCTGTTAATATTGAAATACAACCTGCATTTAGTCTTTCATAGTCTTTTGCCCTTTTAACTACATCAATATCTGCATCTATTACCCCCTTTGAAGGGGAGGCCTTTTTTATCTCCATAATGAAGGGTTTTTCCCTTAAATAATTTAAGGGGTTTAACAATGCTTTTTTTCTCTCAGGCAATTTTTTATTCCTCAGATTTTCTAAAATACTCTTTTTATATTCTATAATCTCTTCTAAATATCTATGCATAATCCTACCTTTTAGATATAACTATCATCTCTTAGTGATAAAAATTTTCTCCACACCTTTTTCCTTTGGAGAGCTCTTTTTGCATAGTAAAAGGCGTATTCAAGGGATGCGCCACTTACCAAATGTATTGCAAGGGCAC contains the following coding sequences:
- a CDS encoding indole-3-glycerol phosphate synthase TrpC encodes the protein MHRYLEEIIEYKKSILENLRNKKLPERKKALLNPLNYLREKPFIMEIKKASPSKGVIDADIDVVKRAKDYERLNAGCISILTEDRFFKGSFNDLLAVSKNVEIPLLSKDFFIDECQLDIAYAYGADMVLLIVKILNGEKIERLYKKAKQLGLEVLFEVHTLWELNQIKDYKGIIGVNSRNLEDFTIDKLNAARLLNKIPRDCFKVAESGIMTADDVAFFKKAGADAFLVGSHLMSSNNLESSVLELYKGLK